The genomic DNA TAATTGCGTGCACCACCGTTTCAACACGCCTATTTTTCGCCGTGCTCATGCGACCACCAGCTCTCGAATAGTGTCTGCTTCCATTTGATCGCCGGCGAGTTCAGCTTCGATACGGCCATTGCGCGTCACGAGGACACGATGACAGCAGGAGACCAATTCAGGAGCATCATCGGAGATGACAATGACGCTCATTCCTTGACGTGCTTGCTCTCGCAAAATGTCAAGAATCTCCGCTTTAGAGCCAACATCTACGCCAACAGTCGGCCCATTCAAGATGAGAATCTTCGGATTCCGTGCAAGCCATTTAGCGAGGACGACACGCTGCGCATTTCCGCCAGACAACGTCCGAACGGCTGCCTGAACATCGGGCGCTTTGATTCTCAATTCAGAAAAATACCGACCAATTGTTACTTTGATCTTTCCCGTCCGAAGCGTGTGCATCTTCGACGTATGCTGATCAATCGACGCCGCAACGACGTTGTGTGCAATAGATTGGTCCAAGAACAGGCCTTCCGTGAGGCGATCTTCTGGGACATATCCGATGCCAGCTGCAATCGCGTCTGTGATTCCGCGAATGTTCACAACTTTCCCGTGGACCTCTATAGTCCCGGAATCCTTTGGCAGGAGACCGAACAGGGCTTCGGCAATTTCACTTCGTCCAGATCCCAACAGACCTGTCAGTCCGACAATCTCACCGGCCTGAACCGAGAAGTTCACGTCCTTCAATGCTGTCCCGGCATTAAGACCGGTCACTCGGAGCATGACCGGGGCTTCGGGCTGAAGTTCTGGGACACGTCGCGTCTGATCGAGTTGTTTTCCCGTCATATGGACGGCAATGGACTCCCGATCAAGTTCACTTGCCGGTGCGTCGAGAACATTGCGGCCTGATCGCATAATGGCCACCCGCTGAGAAATCCTCATGACCTCGTCAAGCTTGTGTGACACGAAGACCAAGGCAACGCCTTCTGCGCGCAGTTTTTCAACGACCGCGAAGAGGCGTTCAACTTCGTGATGTGTCAGAGCTGTTGTCGGCTCATCCATAATGAGCAAGCGGGCATCATTGGCCAGTGCACGACAAATCGCCGTGAGTTGCTTATCTGCCACGGACAGCTTCTCAACATCCACATCGAGGGGAAGTTTCACGCCGAGGCGTTCAACAACTTCCCGCGCGAGCGATGTACTCTCTTTGCGACGATACAGGGCTTGCCGCTGTGAGATCGCTCCTGTCAGCGCAATGTTCTCAGCAACTGTCAAATTCGGGAAAAGGGAGAAATCCTGGTAGATCACTTGGATTCCTGCCTTCATCGCAGCGAGGGGGCTGATGCCGTCCATCGTGTCCCCGTTGATTTCGATGGTGCCTGAATCCGGCTTGTGGACTCCGGAAATAACTTTGATCAGCGTGGATTTTCCGCAGCCGTTTTCACCAGCGAGACACAGAACTTCTCCGGGGTAAACACTGAGCGAGACTCCGTCGAGAGCGAGAACCCCATCAAAGTTCTTCACGACATCTTTCACCGTAAGAAACGGTGTTCGCGAGTCAGTCATAGGTAACTCCTTTGACCGGGTTGGGGATGCGTCGACCACATCCCCAACCCGTGTCTATGAGCGTCAGAAATCGTAGCTCTTGGCTTGTTCTGCATCGGCAGCGATTTGTGCTTGCCCGACCCAGACGTTGTCGTAGCCATCAAGTTTCTTCAAGCTGTTGTAGCCTTCGATCCCCAGATCAGTTCCTTCAGTGATCTCTCCACCTTCAGAGAGAATCTTGGCGATCTGGAGCTGGGCGCGTCCGGCAAGCGCCGGATCCCAGAAGAAGATCTTGTCAATCGATCCGGTCGCGAGGTACTTCGCAGCGGCCGATGGAATCGACGTGCCCATCACGCAGACGTCATTTTCCAGTCCGGCCTCTTCAATCGCGCGAGCGATACCGGGGACATCGTTTCCGGCAGATCCCTGGAAGGCTTTGATATCCGGGTACTTCCCCAGAACTTCTTTTGCCTTTTCGTATGCAGCGGTCTCGTTATCGGTCGATTCGATCGGTGTCTCGACGCGTTCCATCTCAGGGAAGTTCTTCTGCTGGTACTTGTAGGCCGCTTCAACCCACTCCATGTGAGTCTTTGCCGTGAGACCACCGACAAACTGAACGTACTTGCCTTTTCCACCGGTGCACTCACCGATGTTCTTCATGATGTCTTCACCGTAGCTCGCATTATCAAATGCCTCGATATCGATATCGACGTTTTCAATGCCCGTTGCCTCGTGAGCAACGACCTTGATTCCCTGTGCGCGAGCTTGTTCAAGCACTGCCGAGAGCGCTTCGGGAGAGTTGGGAACCACAGTGATCGCCGCAGGCTTTTGCGCGATGAGATCCTGGATGATCTGGATCTGCTTCTCAGGACTCACGTCGTCACCGCCTTCGGTGCGGGTGTCGAAGCCGTTTTCTTTGCCCCACTCGACAACACCGACATCCATGCGATCGAACCACGCGATGCCCTTGACTTTAACGACGGTGACCATCGTCTGCGCATCGGTACCTGCTTCTTTCGAGCCTGAATCGCCAGTAGTGCTCGAACCACCGCCGACCGTGCTACATGCACCCAGAGTCAGTGCAGACGCAGCGGCAATAGCTGCCATTGAATAACGCACCTTCATGTCATCACTCCTTCGTGACTATGTGAATGATCACGGCACATCATCAGCGCGCCTTCGCGCTCGGACTTCCAAATCCGCGCCGCGATCACCCATCATACTCACGATTCCGCGCACTACAATCCCTTTTTTATGCGCGTTTTCGCGCAGTATGCACGAGAATCACGACATTTCCACGGGAGATCAGGACAATTACCCCCGATCTTTCCCTGATATCACGCAGACTCGTTACTCAATCGTTACCATTTACTCGAGACGCGACACAATGCGCGTTTTCGCGCAATACATGCTTGCTAGCGAACTAGAATTCGTTATGATGATCTTTATACTGACGCGACGAGGCGTCGATGAGTAGATCCCATACCCTCAAGCTCTAAAACCGCGATTTGAGGAAAACATGAATCGGCAGGAACGCATACTCGCACTGCTGGAGGAAACCGGATTTGTCACCGTCTCCTCCCTCGCAGCCCAGCTTCGGGTGAATGTCTCGACAATCAGACGCGACCTTGCACAGATGGCTCATCAAGGGCTGCTTCAACGAACGCACGGCGGGGCAATCCCCCTGAAGGAACGCACGCTTTCCACGGTAACTGAAGTCCCGCACCTTCAGGAAAAACGCGCAATCGGCCCAGCGATGGCCGAAAGGATTCTCGAAGATCAAACGGTGTTCCTTGATACGGGAACTACCTGCCTCGAGGTTGCGCGTGCCCTCAACCAAGAACACGTGACAATCGTGACCCATGATCTATTGATCGCGATGGAAGTGCTCCGTCACCCCTCACTCAACCTCGTATTCGTCGGCGGGGAGCTTCTTCCCACATCCACTCACATGTGGGGACCAACAGCGATTGATCAGATCGACAAGATCCGAGTCAATGTGGCAATTTTCGGAGCAAGTTCGATCATGCAGGACGGGATCTACGGAAACGGCGGTTACTCCCTTGAACTTCAACGAAAAGTTCGCTCGATCGCGTCTGAAGCGTTCTTCGTTGCCGACTCAACGAAATTTGGCCGTCAAGCAATGTACAAGATCCTCGGAATCGAAGACTTCACGGCAGGAATCACGGACTCACTTCTGACACCGATGACAGCAGCTTCGTATCCGATTCCCCTCATTCGCGCTCACGTCGAATTTCCCCCGGGTGACACACACGCCTAAGTGCGGCGGTCGAGCCAACACCGGACGAGGTCCGACAACTGCGCCGGCACGATCAACAGAAATTCCTCCGGCGCCTGAACGTGCTCGCCAGAAGACGACGGGCGAAAAACCCTGAGGGGGTTCGCGATCGTCACAGATCGCGAACCCCCTCAGTCCTCGTTCATTCACGTCCCCAGGATGACCTGGACAACGTGATGATCAACGGGATGTCACTTGATGAAGCCGAGTTCCTTCACCGTGTCGTACTCTTCCTGGAGAGCCTTGACGTTGTGCTCAATGCCGGCGCGCGTTGCGTCGGTGATCTCGAGGCCGTCAACGATCTGCCATTCGCCACCGTCGGACGTTGCGGGGAATCCGAAGCACAGGCCTGCGGGAACGCCGTAGTGCGTGCCGTCAGACATGACACCCGCGGTCACCCACTCGCCTGCCGGTGTGCCGTTGACCCACGACGACATGTGGTCAATGGCTGCGTTCGCAGCAGAAGCCGCGGATGATGCGCCACGAGCCTCGATGATTGCGGCGCCACGCTTGGCAACGGTCGGGCGGTAGTAGTCGGCCAGCCATGCCTCGTCAACGAGTTCGGTTGCAGGCTTGCCAGCAACCTTCGCGAAGGAAATGTCGGGGTACTGGTCGGCGGAGTGGTTACCCCACACGATGACGTCTTTGATATCGGCGTTCGCGGCGCCGGTCTTGTGGGCGAGCTGTGCAACCGCACGGTTGTGATCCAGGCGCATCATCGCGGTGAAACGAGAAGCCGGGACATCCGGTGCGGCATTCTGGGCAATTGTTGCGTTGGTGTTCGCGGGGTTGCCAACAACGAGGACGCGCACATCGTCAGCAGCACCGTCGTTGATCGCCTTGCCCTGAGGACCGAAGATACCGGCGTTGGCCTCAAGAAGGTCAGCGCGTTCCATTCCCTGGCGACGCGGCATCGCGCCAACGAGGAATGCGGCATTCGTGCCGTTGAAAGCCTTGGTTGCGTCGTCGAAAATCTCCACGCCAGCGAGCGTGGGGAACGCACAGTCGTCAAGCTCCATCGCGGTGCCCTCGGCAGCCTTCACGCCCTGGGGGATCTCAAGGAGGTGGAGTTTAACGGGGACATCGGGACCGAACAGCTGACCGGAAGCGATACGGAACAGCAGGGCGTAGCCAATATTTCCGGCTGCGCCGGTGACGGTAACGATGCGGGGCTGAGCCATGAGTGAGTACTCCTTCTCATAGGTACGAGGACGACGCTAGTTCTAACGCCGTTGGGTGGCTTCGGCACCGCTTCATGGGCACCGATGCTCACACTGCTCCCAGTCTACGGTGCTTCGTAGGCATTTGAGAGGCCCCCCGGTCCTAATTCCCTATTTTTCTCACGTCGGGGCAAGCACAACGACTCTGTCGGCACAGGCATCAACCAGTTCCGCATCGTGGGTGATGACAACAACGACGTGTCCAGCGTTCGCCAGTTGGCGCATCGTCTGCGCAATCGATTCGAGGTGTCTCAGATCAACTCCGGATGTTGGCTCGTCAAAAATCGTCACTCGGCGGCCAGAGGCAACTGCTCCAACGATGGCCGCGCGCTGACGTTGACCACCTGACACTGCGAGCGGATGCCGGTCAGCAACGTCACCTAGGTCAAAGTCGTCGAGCAGCCGGTCAATCTCCTCGGCTCTGTCCCGTCCCTCAATCCCCAGGCTGACGTCCCGTCGAATCGTCTCGGCAAAAAGCTGACGACCAACATCCTGCATCACAAAGGAACAGGAACGGATGAGATCGTTTCTGCTCATCGCCTCTCCATCCACACGGATCTTCGAGCCGCGTTCAGGTTGAGCAAGCCCACAGAGCACACGAGCGAGCGTTGATTTCCCCGCTCCGTTTTCCCCGAGGACCGCGGTAATCACGCCCGCCGGAAACTCAAGCCGCTCAATGTCGAGGACACGTCGTTTCCCATAGGAAAATCGCAGATTCTCAATTTCCACGCCACGCCCGAGGACGTGCTCACCCAGCGTCGAGGGGGAAAGGTCGACCTCGTCCTCGTTCATGACCACGGCACCGGACGGGGCGCTACCTGGTTCACCCTCGTGACTGCCCGCGTCGAGGAGAGGAAAAGACGGCTCAACGAGGGAGCGTAAGCCCACGTCACGGCGCTGCTGAGGAGTCATCGCGAAGAAGTCACGTCCCTGCCACGATTGGGTGACGCGACCATCGGACAGGAGGATCACTCGATCGGCGATATCCCTGAGGAACCACAGGCGATGCTCCGCAATGAGTACCGCCATTTCGCGATCCCGGAGGATTCGGATGACCTCGGCGAGGGCGTGAATCCCCTCGGGAGACAGGTTAGATGTCGGCTCATCGAGGAGGACAACGGGCGTGCCGCCAACGAGAGCTTGGGCGCACGCAACCCTCTGCAATTGTCCACCGGAGAGCTCAGACAACGCGCGATCACGCAGGTCACGAATCCCGAGGTCGCTGAGCGCCTCATCGCAGCGGCGACGGAGGTCACCCGGGTCTTCCCCGGAGTTTTCCCCGCGGAAAGCCAGTTCGGTGAGAACTTCCGAGGTGAAGAACTGGGTGCGTGGATTCTGAAAAACCGTTGTCGTCAGTTCCGCAGTTGCCACGAGCCCTTCGGCGCCGATGTCGCGGCCGCACACCCGTAGAACGCCGCTGAGTGTCCCCGGGTAGAACTCCGGGGCAAGACCGTTGACCATCCGCAGAATCGTCGATTTCCCACAGCCCGATGGGCCGCATAAAAGGACGACCTCTCCCGGTTTGACAGTCAGCGACACATCGCGCACGGCAACGGGAAGTTCCGCGGCAGGGAGTTCGGTGGCAGGACGTTCCGCAGCAAGACGCGGATTCTCTGACGTTTCCGCCCTCGGAGAATCACTCATCCACGAGTCTCGCGCATGAAGATGCCCATAGGAAAATCCCGCGCGGTCAAGAAAAATTCGAGTGCTGTCGATCACCGTGGCCACTCCCATCCGCTCACGCGCAGAGCGCACAGCCCCACGATCACCACCAGAATGACCGCGTCAACCCGCGAGAATCCCAGTCGAATAACCGATGTCCGAGGACGACGCCGATTCACTGGCCGCCCCAGACCTCGCAGGAGCGCCGAAGCTGAGAGATCGTCGGTCATCCGCATCATGGCGGCGATCAACGGCATGACAGCGTATTCGGCGGCTTTCACCGGATGACGCATGAGGGAACCCCCGCTGGGGATCACTCCGCGCACTCGCATGGCATCAACAATCGCCCGCAGCTCCGCAACAACGAGGGGAATGAAACGCAGCATCACCGTCAACGGGATGACGATGACGCGGGGGACGCGCAGCCGGTCAAGGGCAGCCGATAGCTCCCCTGTGCTGGTCGTCATAAGGAACCAGAAGGCGGCTCCACCGGCCACAGCGAAACGTGTTGCCCAGAAACCCAGACCCGCGATGAGGGCCGACACCGGGCCGGGTGCCAGACGAGGAAGACCGAGGTACAGAGCCGAGCCAACGAGAAGGAATGTGGAGATCACGCCGAGGCTCCGCCAGAAACGATTCGTCGCCAGGAGAATCATGACGACACCCGCACAGGCGAGCGCGCAGATGAATGGTCCGCGTCCCAGAGCGACGACGTTCATCGTCAGCAGGAAAGCCAGTTTCGTTCGTGGATCCGCTTGTCTCGTGTTCCGAGGGCGTTGAGAGTGCCCCTCAGCTGCCGGCGATGCGCCGAGGGTGACCCCAAGCGAACTCACAAGACCGAGGTCTTCTCGAAGTAGCGTTTGAGGGCGCGCGTTGCCAAGAACGCCATGAGGACACCGAAGAGGGCGTTGACGACGTGGAAGATCACGAGGGTTGAGGGAGTGAACAGTGCCTGCATGACCTCAACGTATGCTTCACCGCGGCGCTTGACGATCCGGCTAAAGAAAGCGTCGGGAGTGAGGAAGACCGGCATGAGAGGGCCAATGAGCCACAGTTGGAGCACACCGTAGGACCAGATTGCGGCGATTCGTGACCGGTGACGTCCCGCAACATTGACGAGGTCGGCGAGGAGACCGAAACCTGCACCGAAGAACACGGCCCCCCAGAACTGTCCCATGAGGACAATGACTCCGCTGACGAGGGTGCCCAGGATCGTCATTGTTCCAAAGTACGGGCTACGCGCTTGGAGAGCCATGATGACGAATGCGTTGATCAGAGTTGACGCTGAGATCCCCAGGAGATGGAACACCGGGGAGATCATTCCCATCATCGAGGTTGCCCCGAGGATCACGAAGTAGACCGCGGAGAAAATACCGATGGCGATCAGCGACTTGATGGACAGGTGGTGGCGGGGCGACTGGGTGAGAGTCTCGCGGGTTTCGGGGACTTCGGACGTCGCTTCGGGCGTCGATAGTGACATGGACACTCCTCGGATGGGAATCTCAGGGTGGTCTGACCCCTAGAGAGTAGAGCGACCCGATTCAACGACACGCGCATTGCGCCCTTCGTGACTGACTTGTCAGGAAAAGAGTGACCGAATAAGGCGTGGACAAAGATGCCCCGGGTGCCGCTGCTTCGCGGCACCCGGGGCGGTGTCATCAGCCAGTGCCCGTCAGTTGGCGCTGATCAATCAGTGACGGTTCGTCCGATAGAACTCAATGAGTCCGCGGGTTGACGAATCCTGAGCTGCGAGAGCCTCGCCATCGCCCTCGATCGCCGGGAGGATCTGCTTGGCCAGAACCTTGCCCAGTTCCACGCCCCACTGGTCAAAAGAGTCCAGACCCCAGATCGCGCCTTCAACGAAGGTGATGTGTTCATACAGCGCGATGAGTTCGCCGAGGATCTTCGGGGTCAGTGATGCCGCCATGATTGACGTTGTTGGCCTGTTACCTGTGAAGACGCGCGCCGACACGAGGTCCTCGGGGTTTCCCTCCTCGCGAACCTCGTCCGCGGTCTTACCGAAAGCCAGGGCCTTGGTTTGGGCGAAGAAGTTCGACAGGAATAGC from Schaalia sp. ZJ405 includes the following:
- a CDS encoding sugar ABC transporter ATP-binding protein, translated to MTDSRTPFLTVKDVVKNFDGVLALDGVSLSVYPGEVLCLAGENGCGKSTLIKVISGVHKPDSGTIEINGDTMDGISPLAAMKAGIQVIYQDFSLFPNLTVAENIALTGAISQRQALYRRKESTSLAREVVERLGVKLPLDVDVEKLSVADKQLTAICRALANDARLLIMDEPTTALTHHEVERLFAVVEKLRAEGVALVFVSHKLDEVMRISQRVAIMRSGRNVLDAPASELDRESIAVHMTGKQLDQTRRVPELQPEAPVMLRVTGLNAGTALKDVNFSVQAGEIVGLTGLLGSGRSEIAEALFGLLPKDSGTIEVHGKVVNIRGITDAIAAGIGYVPEDRLTEGLFLDQSIAHNVVAASIDQHTSKMHTLRTGKIKVTIGRYFSELRIKAPDVQAAVRTLSGGNAQRVVLAKWLARNPKILILNGPTVGVDVGSKAEILDILREQARQGMSVIVISDDAPELVSCCHRVLVTRNGRIEAELAGDQMEADTIRELVVA
- a CDS encoding substrate-binding domain-containing protein, coding for MKVRYSMAAIAAASALTLGACSTVGGGSSTTGDSGSKEAGTDAQTMVTVVKVKGIAWFDRMDVGVVEWGKENGFDTRTEGGDDVSPEKQIQIIQDLIAQKPAAITVVPNSPEALSAVLEQARAQGIKVVAHEATGIENVDIDIEAFDNASYGEDIMKNIGECTGGKGKYVQFVGGLTAKTHMEWVEAAYKYQQKNFPEMERVETPIESTDNETAAYEKAKEVLGKYPDIKAFQGSAGNDVPGIARAIEEAGLENDVCVMGTSIPSAAAKYLATGSIDKIFFWDPALAGRAQLQIAKILSEGGEITEGTDLGIEGYNSLKKLDGYDNVWVGQAQIAADAEQAKSYDF
- a CDS encoding DeoR/GlpR family DNA-binding transcription regulator, which produces MNRQERILALLEETGFVTVSSLAAQLRVNVSTIRRDLAQMAHQGLLQRTHGGAIPLKERTLSTVTEVPHLQEKRAIGPAMAERILEDQTVFLDTGTTCLEVARALNQEHVTIVTHDLLIAMEVLRHPSLNLVFVGGELLPTSTHMWGPTAIDQIDKIRVNVAIFGASSIMQDGIYGNGGYSLELQRKVRSIASEAFFVADSTKFGRQAMYKILGIEDFTAGITDSLLTPMTAASYPIPLIRAHVEFPPGDTHA
- a CDS encoding malate dehydrogenase, with the translated sequence MAQPRIVTVTGAAGNIGYALLFRIASGQLFGPDVPVKLHLLEIPQGVKAAEGTAMELDDCAFPTLAGVEIFDDATKAFNGTNAAFLVGAMPRRQGMERADLLEANAGIFGPQGKAINDGAADDVRVLVVGNPANTNATIAQNAAPDVPASRFTAMMRLDHNRAVAQLAHKTGAANADIKDVIVWGNHSADQYPDISFAKVAGKPATELVDEAWLADYYRPTVAKRGAAIIEARGASSAASAANAAIDHMSSWVNGTPAGEWVTAGVMSDGTHYGVPAGLCFGFPATSDGGEWQIVDGLEITDATRAGIEHNVKALQEEYDTVKELGFIK
- a CDS encoding ABC transporter ATP-binding protein, translated to MIDSTRIFLDRAGFSYGHLHARDSWMSDSPRAETSENPRLAAERPATELPAAELPVAVRDVSLTVKPGEVVLLCGPSGCGKSTILRMVNGLAPEFYPGTLSGVLRVCGRDIGAEGLVATAELTTTVFQNPRTQFFTSEVLTELAFRGENSGEDPGDLRRRCDEALSDLGIRDLRDRALSELSGGQLQRVACAQALVGGTPVVLLDEPTSNLSPEGIHALAEVIRILRDREMAVLIAEHRLWFLRDIADRVILLSDGRVTQSWQGRDFFAMTPQQRRDVGLRSLVEPSFPLLDAGSHEGEPGSAPSGAVVMNEDEVDLSPSTLGEHVLGRGVEIENLRFSYGKRRVLDIERLEFPAGVITAVLGENGAGKSTLARVLCGLAQPERGSKIRVDGEAMSRNDLIRSCSFVMQDVGRQLFAETIRRDVSLGIEGRDRAEEIDRLLDDFDLGDVADRHPLAVSGGQRQRAAIVGAVASGRRVTIFDEPTSGVDLRHLESIAQTMRQLANAGHVVVVITHDAELVDACADRVVVLAPT
- a CDS encoding energy-coupling factor transporter transmembrane component T produces the protein MSSLGVTLGASPAAEGHSQRPRNTRQADPRTKLAFLLTMNVVALGRGPFICALACAGVVMILLATNRFWRSLGVISTFLLVGSALYLGLPRLAPGPVSALIAGLGFWATRFAVAGGAAFWFLMTTSTGELSAALDRLRVPRVIVIPLTVMLRFIPLVVAELRAIVDAMRVRGVIPSGGSLMRHPVKAAEYAVMPLIAAMMRMTDDLSASALLRGLGRPVNRRRPRTSVIRLGFSRVDAVILVVIVGLCALRVSGWEWPR
- a CDS encoding MptD family putative ECF transporter S component, with translation MSLSTPEATSEVPETRETLTQSPRHHLSIKSLIAIGIFSAVYFVILGATSMMGMISPVFHLLGISASTLINAFVIMALQARSPYFGTMTILGTLVSGVIVLMGQFWGAVFFGAGFGLLADLVNVAGRHRSRIAAIWSYGVLQLWLIGPLMPVFLTPDAFFSRIVKRRGEAYVEVMQALFTPSTLVIFHVVNALFGVLMAFLATRALKRYFEKTSVL